From the Glandiceps talaboti chromosome 10, keGlaTala1.1, whole genome shotgun sequence genome, one window contains:
- the LOC144440818 gene encoding adenine DNA glycosylase-like has product MVRRSDRTKRIKLDQDTTVTNIKSEDNTYHKFINDCEIECFQQSILQWYDANKRELPWRKLALLEDPNKRAYAVWVSEIMLQQTQVATVIDYYNKWMKKWPTLQDLAGASLEEVNEMWSGLGYYSRGRRLHEGAQKVVNQMKGEMPTSADTLLKELPGVGKYTAGAIASIAHNEVTGVVDGNVVRVLSRTRAIGADSTSQHVVDSIWSMANTLVDRTRPGDFNQAMMELGATVCTPKTPQCSQCPIASFCRAFAQVENQKEKSKQRLIKNGKEEEIDTKGGIDKKNVKMIIPDIECANEACRLCLPSTEPWDSSLGVMNYPRKPKKKPPREEKTMVSVIIRNTKKGQKEYFLVQRPEKGLLANMWEFPSMLLEKGDTEKERQVTMDTHLREKFPSINLDSCKKRSYVGEVVHIFSHIHQTYLVETFTVDSQESPIGCCHDNHPSCKWVTEEELGNSAISTSVKKIFKSYESSTGKKTKSSAKRKNGGVDSGAKESKKQLGLEAFFKPQSKKKT; this is encoded by the exons ATGGTGCGTCGAAGCGATCGAACAAAACGCATAAAACTTGATCAAG ACACTACCGTAACCAACATCAAATCTGAAGACAATACatatcataaatttatcaatgaCTGTGAAATAGAATGCTTTCAACAGAGTATTTTACAATGGTATGATGCCAATAAAAGAGAATTGCCATGGAGAAAACTT GCTCTGTTAGAAGACCCTAACAAGAGAGCCTATGCAGTCTGGGTGTCAGAAATAATGTTACAACAGACTCAGGTTGCTACGGTTATTGACTACTATAACAAATGGATGAAG AAATGGCCTACATTGCAGGATCTGGCTGGGGCAAGTCTAGAA GAGGTGAATGAGATGTGGTCTGGTTTAGGCTACTACAGTAGAGGAAGAAGACTTCATGAAGGTGCACAGAAAGTAGTGAATCAAATGAAAGGTGAAATGCCTACATCAGCTGACACACTTCTCAAAGAGTTACCAGGTGTTGGCAAGTACACAGCTGGAGCTATTGCATCTATTGCTCACAATGAG GTTACAGGTGTGGTAGATGGTAATGTCGTCAGAGTATTGTCTCGAACTAGAGCCATAGGAGCTGATAGCACTAGTCAGCATGTTGTAGATTCAATATG GTCCATGGCTAATACATTGGTAGACCGTACAAGGCCAGGTGATTTTAACCAAGCCATGATGGAGTTAGGAGCTACGGTATGCACTCCAAAAACACCACAATGCAGTCAGTGTCCTATTGCCAGCTTCTGCAGAGCTTTTGCTCAG GTGGAAAATCAGAAAGAAAAGTCCAAGCAGAGACTCATTAAAAATGGAAAAGAGGAAGAAATTGACACCAAAGGTGGAATTGAcaagaaaaatgtgaaaatgatcATACCTGATATAGAATGTG CTAATGAGGCTTGTCGCCTGTGCCTCCCTAGTACGGAACCCTGGGATAGCTCTCTTGGAGTCATGAACTACCCCAGGAAACCAAAGAAGAAACCACCACGTGAGGAAAAG ACCATGGTGTCAGTTATTATCAGAAATACTAAGAAGGGacaaaaagaatattttttaGTTCAAAGACCAGAGAAAG GTTTATTAGCCAACATGTGGGAATTTCCCAGCATGCTTTTGGAAAAAGGTGACACAGAGAAGGAAAGGCAGGTAACCATGGATACACATCTCAGGGAGAAATTTCCATCCATAAACCTAGATTCCTGTAAGAAAAGATCCTATGTAGGAGAG GTAGTACATATCTTTTCCCACATTCACCAAACCTACCTGGTGGAGACATTTACTGTCGACTCTCAAGAATCCCCAATTggttgttgtcatgacaaccaccCTTCTTGTAAATGGGTCACAGAAGAGGAGTTAGGGAACTCTGCTATTTCTACATCTGTGAAAAAGATATTTAAATCATATGAATCATCAACtggaaagaaaacaaag AGCTCAGCAAAGAGAAAAAACGGTGGAGTTGACAGTGGGGCTAAAGAAAGCAAGAAACAGCTGGGACTAGAAGCATTCTTTAAACCCCAATCAAAGAAAAAGACATAA
- the LOC144441018 gene encoding torsin-1A-interacting protein 1-like: MSRAERNKLKRKSIKDKDSYSPGVQKKDGITKTHRSKNRSNLSESDTSLDIDVENTSPLKQETQNGKGKSPRGYHSPSRNSRLTSDEDLNSHNSPNSRTRKTPVLDSSNKNLTTGEKKNRAINPSAASPELHKPKNKPTPVKKINQNVKSHQGEHIYDLNKSSPFTHKVFCLSCAIAVAVIAFLLFGDVGGGFTRRTESPAIKIQQEKEFRNKFTQIQQTHPGLSNRFWSICGIPIQSVIQNPAPTQPAVIMIASPPGRSNQGNEIASQLSKTYPSDTTPIFINSTEYKSEDPDIVKMKVDTLLANGFERGSKAAVIYRLEELPPPAILIFYKYCDNENAPYKDTVIIFTINLPYQISNNFSTGRQQEKVDEFLLSKWQGHEDLDTDKIAALFSRIGNSVAIVNTEYDPNPVI; encoded by the coding sequence ATGAGTAGAGCCGAACGAAACAAACTGAAACGAAAGTCAATCAAAGATAAAGATAGCTATAGTCCAGGGGTGCAGAAGAAAGATGGTATCACTAAGACTCATCGGTCTAAAAACAGATCTAATCTCTCTGAGTCAGATACATCGTTAGACATTGATGTGGAAAATACAAGCCCGTTAAAGCAGGAAACACAGAATGGAAAGGGAAAGTCACCAAGGGGGTATCACAGTCCAAGTAGGAACAGTAGATTGACATCTGATGAAGATCTAAATAGTCACAACTCGCCCAATTCAAGAACACGCAAGACACCAGTATTGGACAGTTCAAACAAGAATCTCACCACAGGAGAGAAAAAGAACAGGGCAATCAACCCTTCAGCTGCAAGCCCTGAATTACACAAACCAAAAAATAAGCCAACTCCAGTGAAGAAAATTAACCAGAATGTCAAATCTCACCAGGGAGAGCACATATATGATTTGAACAAAAGCTCACCATTCACCCATAAGGTGTTTTGCTTATCATGTGCCATAGCTGTGGCAGTTATAGCTTTTTTGCTGTTTGGAGATGTTGGAGGAGGTTTCACAAGAAGAACTGAATCTCCTGCGATTAAAATTCAACAAGAGAAAGAGTTCAGAAACAAATTTACTCAAATACAGCAAACACACCCAGGTCTGAGTAATAGGTTTTGGAGCATATGTGGCATACCCATACAGTCTGTTATCCAGAACCCTGCACCAACACAGCCTGCTGTTATAATGATAGCCAGTCCTCCAGGACGAAGTAACCAAGGCAATGAAATTGCTTCACAACTCAGCAAGACCTATCCAAGTGACACCACTCCCATATTCATTAACAGCACTGAATATAAATCAGAAGATCCTGACATTGTCAAAATGAAAGTGGACACTCTTCTTGCAAATGGGTTTGAGAGAGGAAGTAAAGCAGCTGTCATATACAGACTAGAAGAATTACCACCACCTGCTATTTTGATCTTCTATAAGTACTGTGATAATGAAAATGCCCCGTACAAAGACACGGTCATCATCTTTACTATCAATCTGCCATATCAAATCAGCAACAACTTTAGTACAGGAAGACAGCAAGAGAAAGTAGACGAATTCCTTCTGTCAAAGTGGCAAGGGCATGAGGATCTTGATACTGATAAGATTGCAGCTTTGTTCAGCAGAATTGGAAATTCTGTTGCGATTGTCAACACTGAGTATGATCCTAATCCAGTCATTTAG